The Triticum aestivum cultivar Chinese Spring chromosome 3A, IWGSC CS RefSeq v2.1, whole genome shotgun sequence genome includes a region encoding these proteins:
- the LOC123056932 gene encoding uncharacterized protein, whose translation METPGEQGLELVDSNVKLQLIKRQNEESLVLNLLFRACPPAVSVPQKGFVRKQNLDITEYSEPVVFDLADPPVYAVDQQGVAYEGQSSSYIAAVGPAVLTQESRSVLNPKLKEVVEEEQVGYDGSYACSSEGSEGQYDSDMGDLRPNYNEEMHDVEDMEMEEENRQREEEVQEQHEEETEDEESEEELEDEEQVHYEGDTEVEELFELEDDDPIVPEEEEKIYVPAKKKQKLQVRRGPTTRSHSSVLEEVQPHWKPSSDEEDDSLLKDSEDDGFEPLAFVLPQKRKSRAKKRPARVWYNEDLEQPHQQLKLHMCFKDQHQFKDALLSLHITQCRDFKYHRNSNQRIIVHCKNEHCKFCIVAAVIKGENTFVIKKMRIQHTCPSSTETSRVSAKWLAKQYEPLFRSDVSTSIHTLIDACMEKYGVDVPKAMAYRAKNLAVEAVLGDHRKQYPRLRDYAQTVMDTNPGSRVIVTTVTPKATEKIPHPGPRFHAMFYCINGAREGFLQGCRPFIGIDGCFIKLTTGAQILAATGRDGNNNIYPLAFGIVGQEDKANWCWFLHQLKICLGGEVGQYGPYTIMSDRQKGLLYAVNRVFPNSHQRFCLRHIYANFQNAGFRGEDLKKCMDNASYAYNEHKFNKAMDDLKAESVEAWQWLSAIPKKTWARHAFDTNSKTDLVVNNLSEVFNKYILDHRKKPIRTMCDGIKDKQMVRWHRNRESGREARWEITPHYSEKLEIEKERARYCKPIQAGVNLWQVTSGEQTHAVNLEVETCGCRKWDLSGIPCNHAISAINKAKRFPEDFVSKFFKKPYYLAAYEPMIYPVPGEHDWTKTPGPDIEPPAFKVKKGRRKEKRIKGKFEVPKPKSTSRMGTITCSNCGLQGHKYTNCLKQLKPELALRKNKHVISCTNN comes from the exons ATGGAGACCCCAGGAGAGCAGGGCTTGGAATTGGTTGATAGTAATGTTAAACTACAGTTGATCAAGAGGCAGAATGAGGAGAGTTTGGTGCTTAATTTGCTATTTAGGGCTTGTCCACCAGCTGTCAGTGTACCACAGAAGGGTTTTGTACGGAAGCAAAATTTAGATATAACTGAATATTCTGAGCCTGTTGTTTTTGATCTTGCCGATCCTCCTGTTTATGCTGTTGATCAGCAAGGTGTTGCTTATGAAGGTCAGAGTAGCAGTTATATTGCAGCTGTAGGCCCTGCTGTTTTAACACAAGAGAGCAGGAGTGTTCTAAATCCCAAGTTAAAAGAAGTTGTGGAAGAAGAACAAGTTGGCTATGATGGCAGTTATGCATGTTCATCTGAAGGATCTGAAGGGCAGTATGATAGTGACATGGGGGATTTAAGGCCTAACTATAATGAGGAAATGCATGATGTTGAAGACATGGAGATGGAAGAGGAAAATAGACAGAGAGAGGAAGAAgtacaagagcaacatgaggaagaaacagaggatgaAGAATCAGAAGAAGAATTAGAGGATGAAGAACAAgtgcattatgagggtgacacagAGGTAGAGGAATTATTTGAGTTGGAGGATGATGACCCTATTGTTCCAGAAGAGGAGGAAAAAATATATgtgccagcaaagaagaagcagaagttgCAAGTAAGGAGGGGACCAACAACAAGGTCACATTCCAGTGTTTTAGAAGAAGTGCAACCTCATTGGAAAccatcatcagatgaagaagatgataGTTTATTGAAGGACAGTGAAGATGATGGGTTTGAGCCACTAGCATTTGTGCTACCTCAAAAAAGGAAGAGTAGGGCAAAGAAGAGGCCAGCTAGAGTATGGTACAATGAGGATTTGGAACAACCACACCAACAACTAAAACTGCATATGTGCTTCAAAGATCAACATCAATTCAAAGATGCTCTGTTGAGCTTGCACATCACTCAGTGCAGAGACTTCAAGTATCACAGGAACTCAAATCAGAGGATCATTGTGCATTGCAAGAATGAACATTGTAAGTTCTGCATTGTGGCAGCTGTTATAAAAGGGGAAAACACTTTTGTAATTAAGAAGATGAGGATACAACACACCTGCCCTAGTTCTACTGAAACAAGCAGGGTAAGTGCAAAGTGGCTTGCAAAGCAATATGAGCCACTATTCAGATCTGATGTCAGTACTAGCATACATACACTTATTGATGCCTGCATGGAAAAGTATGGTGTGGATGTGCCCAAGGCTATGGCATATAGGGCAAAAAACTTAGCTGTTGAGGCTGTGTTGGGAGATCATAGGAAGCAATACCCAAGGCTGAGAGACTATGCTCAGACTGTGATGgatacaaaccctgggagtagagtTATAGTCACCACTGTAACTCCAAAAGCCACTGAAAAAATCCCACATCCAGGACCAagattccatgccatgttttactgcatcaatggagcaagggagggattTCTACAGGGCTGTAGACCATTCATTG GTATTGATGGATGTTTTATCAAGCTGACCACTGGTGCACAAATCcttgctgccactggtagagatggcaaTAACAACATATACCCACTGGCATTTGGCATTGTTGGACAAGAGGACAAAGCAAACTGGTGCTGGTTTCTACACCAACTGAAGATTTGTCTTGGAGGAGAAGTTGGACAGTATGGTCCATATACTATAATGTCAGACAGACAGAAG GGGCTATTATATGCAGTGAATAGAGTTTTTCCTAACAGTCATCAAAGATTCTGCTTAAGACACATATATGCAAACTTCCAGAATGCTGGCTTTAGGGGGGAGGACCTTAAGAAGTGCATGGATAATGCCAGTTATGCATATAATGAACACAAATTTAATAAAGCAATGGATGATCTCAAAGCTGAGAGTGTGGAAGCTTGGCAGTGGCTTAGTGCAATACCCAAGAAAACATGGGCTaggcatgcatttgacacaaaTAGCAAGACTGACTTGGTTGTCAACAATTTGTCAGAGGTGTTTAACAAGTACATCCTAGATCATAGGAAAAAACCAATAAGAACTATGTGTGATGGCATAAAGGATAAGCAGATGGTTAGGTGGCACAGGAATAGAGAGAGTGGAAGGGAAGCTAGATGGGAGATCACACCACATTACAGTGAGAAGTTGGAGATTGAAAAGGAAAGGGCCAGGTACTGCAAACCCATTCAAGCAGGTGTTAACTTGTGGCAAGTAACTAGTGGTGAGCAAACACATGCTGTCAATTTGGAAGTTGAAACCTGTGGTTGCAGAAAGTGGGACCTCAGTGGCATCCCATGtaaccatgccatctcagcaatCAACAAGGCAAAAAGGTTTCCAGAGGACTTTGTAAGCAAATTCTTCAAGAAACCATATTATTTGGCAGCATATGAACCAATGATATATCCTGTCCCTGGTGAGCATGACTGGACAAAGACCCCAGGTCCAGACATAGAACCACCAGCATTTAAAGtgaagaaaggaagaaggaaaGAGAAGAGAATAAAGGGAAAATTTGAAGTTCCAAAGCCAAAGTCCACCTCAAGAATGGGGACAATAACTTGTAGCAATTGTGGATTACAAGGGCATAAATACACAAACTGCCTTAAACAGTTGAAACCTGAGTTGGCCTTAAGAAAGAACAAACATGTG ATCTCCTGCACCAACAACTAG
- the LOC123058417 gene encoding uncharacterized protein, with amino-acid sequence MVFEDESSEDTSSLPYMHSTSSTDGLNQVPFSVEDPDYQGLELETMSPCEKHGKASERLVAFEGTDTGRRFLACAEPEGQNCGFVEWVDHQWPPTMQNALLKLWAMVEDSKSARVNDNLESSFTIHHLTEEKNKLEANYDKLVQDVHELMSFQEDRVVDFRYLQDNLTYQQQCRSELLADMKAQMAKKDAEFEKLKQNYEVLLNLTRAQATVIQNLKLKHIKDKQLFSEDKMNLELKNAELTKSEEKLTQEKLELKLQIAELMKAEEKLKEKIKGIQAILEK; translated from the exons atggtTTTCGAAGACGAAAGCAGTGAGGACACGTCCAGCCTGCCGTACATGCACTCGACCTCATCCACGGACGGGCTTAACCAG GTCCCTTTCAGCGTTGAAGATCCAGATTACCAGGGGCTTGAGCTGGAAACGATGTCGCCATGTGAGAAGCACGGCAAGGCATCTGAGAGGCTTGTCGCAtttgaaggaacagacacagggaGAAGGTTCCTAGCATGTGCAGAGCCG GAAGGGCAGAATTGTGGGTTTGTTGAATGGGTTGATCACCAGTGGCCCCCAACAATGCAAAATGCATTGTTGAAGCTGTGGGCCATGGTTGAAGATAGCAAGAGTGCTAGGGTGAATGATAATCTTGAAAGTTCTTTCACTATCCACCATCtgacagaagagaagaacaagctggAGGCCAACTATGACAAGTTAGTCCAAGATGTGCATGAACTTATGAGCTTCCAGGAGGACAGGGTGGTGGATTTCAGATATCTGCAGGATAACCTTACATATCAGCAGCAATGCAGAAGTGAACTGCTGGCTGATATGAAGGCACAGATGGCAAAGAAAGATGCAGAGTTTGAGAAGCTTAAGCAGAATTATGAAGTGCTACTGAACCTGACAAGAGCACAAGCAACAGTCATCCAGAACTTGAAGTTGAAGCATATTAAAGACAAGCAATTGTTTAGTGAAGATAAGATGAACTTGGAGTTGAAGAATGCAGAGCTCACAAAGtctgaggagaagctcacccaagagaagCTAGAGTTGAAGCTTCAGATTGCTGAGCTGatgaaggcagaggagaagctgaaggagaagatcaaggggatCCAGGCCATCTTAGAGAAGTGA